The Glycine soja cultivar W05 chromosome 9, ASM419377v2, whole genome shotgun sequence sequence CACCACCTTGCTTCCATCCTCACAACCCATTCATCATAGTTCTTGCTATCAAGAACTGGTAACACATGTATGAATCCATCAGTGTTTATTGCGGAAGCCATTACAGTATCTTCTATCAGGTCCTGAACCTTAGAGCTCTATGATATCattttgttggaaaataaacCTTTGCATACTCAGGTATAGATATTAACATTGAATGTATTTCAATAAAACTTGTGTGTGTTTTTCTTATCAAACACTTATACATATGCACTTTTATATTgtacttttataaaaatctgTTACAAAAGTTACGTGATGCTTTGGCGGCCTCTAATGCTAATCTTGGGACCTTATTACCATTGTTTTTGTTGGAAAGCTCGATAGTACAATCAGAACTAGGCTTAGGCAACTCACCCTTTCCCTTTGACATCATCGTACATGGACAACAATGCACGTTTTGTCCGATAGTTTGaaagttaatttataattaatttgtaactaattattttttacataatttttataataagaactaaaatgtaattaaaatacaaattataagtactaaaaaggtcactttcaaattataaaaattaaaaaaaattaaaatataaattataaagactaaaaattccaatttaaattataggactaaaaaaattaaaatataaatcataaaaactaaaaaaatcacttttaacctaaaatatatcaatcatataactataggaactaaaatatATCAATCATGAAACTAAATAccaaattagtaattttaacCTATTAATTATTACTCTTTAACATGAAACATTAGGAAAGTCTAATAGTAGGAGATTGGGATACTAATGGTAGTATAGTATCATAGCTAATAGGTTCGAACTTGTTCACTTCTCCAAAACATATCATGGAGGATTTGTGTTTTCTGTTGTCTCTATACTACTCCTTTAAAATCatacaattttcatgatttttaaaattaaatgttatcattaaatattaacacgGTTATTATGTATGGGGAGAGACGTCAGAGAAACCAAATTCAACGCGGAGGTTTGCAGTGGCGTTGGCGCTGTAGGATATCCCGGAGTCCGTAACATCACACCGAGGTTGGTTGGTGCTGTTTCTAAAAAGTAACATGACACTAGCCTCATTCTCACCATTaatcttcttctggattttcTCCAAGACATATTCCGAATAATCCGTCGCAACCTTCACGGGGCCATCCACATCAACACGTAAACCAACTCTGCTGTCATTTGTTATTTTCACTTTCACATTCAGAGTCTCGTCACCAACGACAAAGGAATGCGTGCCCTTCACCCTCTCCACCACGTTACTATAGTCGTTCGCCTTCCTTTTTTCCAGAGTGAAGCAACTTCTGTCACCGCTCTCACGACAAATGTAACATACAATTTCTGTGTCCAAAGGTGGCACGCAATAGTTCATCTTGCGCAATTCGTACGACCCAGATAATTCATTGTCCATGAAACATAGAACACCGTACCTGTCATTTCTTATTATCTGCAGTTTCAAATTGGCTAAAGAGCTCTTACCAGATTTTTCTGCGAAGCTAATATTTACTATGTTCACTTTCTCGGCTTTGATTACCTTAGTTATCTTCAATGAAAGGAGTCGCTGCTTACCAACCACCGAGTATGTGATGAACCTTTCCACAGAGAACACGCCCGTTTGTCTGCTGTCAGTGCGTTTCAGCTTTTGGGTGTTGACTTCCACAGGAAAACCGCCGGACTTAAGCGTCAGCATCATAAAACCGCCACTACCTTGCATCATATATTGGCGCTTCTGAAATTAATGATGATTACTATGTGAATGActaatatatctttaatttgCTCACGTATACTGTTAATGATGACCTTGCATCAgggcttatttatttatttataggtgaAACGGTGAAAGTGCTGAACCAGCTTGGACAGATTCGTAGCGTCAAAAGAAAGCACAAGGCGGAATATATATGATAAAGGGTCACACCCACAAGATAAGAAAAGCCAGGCTTGTTAGATTGTGTGGTttgagtttcattttttatttcttttttttttgtcatctttcttaattttttttagttgaataaattaaatcttgagatttttttacttttccttcttttttaaacatttaatcAACCTTATTTCTTCTCTCATTTTTCATCTAGTTGCATATTTAAGCACACGCCTGATATCACCACGGAAGAAAGGGGTGGATATAGTTACCATTAGCTTTAGACTTAATAAAGTGTTTTTTAGTGACCTTGCTGGtcgattaaaaatatttcttgacAAACCGGCCCCCGCttgcaattaatataaatggAGCTTTAATCTGACCCACTCGcagaaaataatgatttttcttaaaaacaattgactgaattttcttaaattttattcgATTGTGaaagataagaagaaaaaaagagagtataTATCTTTGTATATACGGCGGGGGAGGGGGGATTCTATCATGATAATATAGAATCAATATGCTCCttttttattggataa is a genomic window containing:
- the LOC114366875 gene encoding uncharacterized protein LOC114366875; translation: MMQGSGGFMMLTLKSGGFPVEVNTQKLKRTDSRQTGVFSVERFITYSVVGKQRLLSLKITKVIKAEKVNIVNISFAEKSGKSSLANLKLQIIRNDRYGVLCFMDNELSGSYELRKMNYCVPPLDTEIVCYICRESGDRSCFTLEKRKANDYSNVVERVKGTHSFVVGDETLNVKVKITNDSRVGLRVDVDGPVKVATDYSEYVLEKIQKKINGENEASVMLLFRNSTNQPRCDVTDSGISYSANATANLRVEFGFSDVSPHT